The Rhizobium leguminosarum region AGCGAATATATTCGTGCCCTCATTCGCCGCGACTTGCAGAGCCGTGATGAGGCGTGGGATATGCTTCAGAAGGAGCTTGCGCCCGCGATGCGGGCCGACGACAGCGAGTTTGTGGCCGTGTCGGCTGAAGACGTCATCCGCCGCAACAAGCGCCGATAGCCATGCCGGCTTATCGATTTTATCCGCGCGCCGATGCCGCGCAGGACAAGATTTGGCGCGATACGGTTGAGGCGTGGGGAGAAAAGCAGGCGGACGCGTATATTCTCGGGCTGCATGCTTATTTGCAGCGCCTATGCGAGGACCGGCTGATCTGGCGGCAGCTCCCGCAACGTCTGGCTGTGCCCGAAGACATCAAGCGTTCGGCCCATTTCGGCCGCTACGAGCATCACTATGTGTTCTTTCGGGAGCTTCAGAACAGTGATCTCGGTGTCATGAGCATCCTTCACGAGCGGATGAATCTGCCGGTTCGGCTGAAAGAGGATTTGGCGGTACTCTCACGCAAACAATCATGATGCGGGCTATCATCGGTCCCACCCTCAAAACCGATGCTCCGCTCCCTCGACCGGATTTGCCCAGACCGTCATGCCGGGTGCAAACTGCGTCTCGCCTTCGGCGCGCACGACCATCTCGCCGAGATCGGCTACGTCGAGGTAGAGGATCGCGTCGGCGCCGAGCCTTTCGATGTGGCGGATTATGCCCTGCCACTGTCCGGCATCCGCCGACAGCCTGATATGCTCCGGCCTTATGCCATAGGTCGTGCAGTCCAATCGCCGCGCCGTCTCGCCGCCATAGAGGTTCATCTTCGGGCTGCCGATGAAACCGGCGACGAAGGGTGTCGCCGGATTGCGGTAGAGCTCCATCGGGCTGCCGATCTGCTCGACCGCCCCGCCATTCAGGACGACGATCTTGTCGGCCATCGTCATGGCTTCGACCTGGTCGTGGGTGACGTAGATCATCGTCGATTTGAGCCGGGCGTGGAGATCGGCGATCTCAAGGCGCATCTGGGCTCTGAGCGACGCGTCG contains the following coding sequences:
- a CDS encoding ribbon-helix-helix domain-containing protein, which encodes MASGSIHVKVSGQLQDHIQQQVGDDGLYENASEYIRALIRRDLQSRDEAWDMLQKELAPAMRADDSEFVAVSAEDVIRRNKRR
- a CDS encoding type II toxin-antitoxin system RelE/ParE family toxin, encoding MPAYRFYPRADAAQDKIWRDTVEAWGEKQADAYILGLHAYLQRLCEDRLIWRQLPQRLAVPEDIKRSAHFGRYEHHYVFFRELQNSDLGVMSILHERMNLPVRLKEDLAVLSRKQS